In Streptomyces sp. NBC_00102, a single genomic region encodes these proteins:
- a CDS encoding amino acid permease, which produces MTVTTDPAPPPGATAADPPDGSLASFGYPQELRRRMGRYASFAAGFSFISVLTTVFQFFPLGYSFGGPLFFWTWPAVLIGQFLVAACFAELAARMPISGAVYQWASRLGTPSFGWYAGWIMVVGRVVVVAAAALALQVVLPAVWPGFQMVGGDPSPTTTSGATNAALLGLVLLVFTTLLNVTDNRALSAVNSVGVTAEIAGIALIVTLLATHAERGPAVTLHTGGEGGLITALLVGSFTAAYVLIGFESASEMSEETVNPRRTAPRTTLTALTTSGVCGGLLLLGGLLAAPSLTDGRLATGGLGYVLTSTLGDGFGRVLLGDVAVAICAATLAIQTSATRMLYSMARDGVLPYSARLARVPRRTGMPGTAATVVGVGAGVLLLLNLASPQAFLAIGTSCIAMVYLAYAMVTGPMLFRRLRGEWPPADDGRSDELGRPLFSLGRWGLPVNAVAFGYGLLMTVNLAWPRAAVYDPAGGHWYFRWFTVLVLGATVAAGAAYRSRRRARTERGAPRGRETGARGVRAFRS; this is translated from the coding sequence ATGACCGTGACCACCGATCCCGCTCCCCCGCCCGGTGCGACGGCCGCGGACCCACCGGACGGCTCTCTCGCCTCGTTCGGCTACCCCCAGGAACTGCGGCGCCGCATGGGGAGGTACGCGTCCTTCGCCGCCGGGTTCTCCTTCATCTCCGTACTGACCACGGTCTTCCAGTTCTTCCCGCTCGGCTACTCCTTCGGCGGTCCGCTCTTCTTCTGGACCTGGCCCGCCGTCCTGATCGGCCAGTTCCTCGTCGCCGCCTGCTTCGCCGAACTCGCCGCCCGGATGCCCATTTCGGGAGCCGTCTACCAGTGGGCCAGCAGGCTCGGCACCCCGTCCTTCGGCTGGTACGCGGGCTGGATCATGGTGGTCGGGCGGGTCGTGGTCGTGGCGGCCGCCGCTCTCGCACTGCAAGTGGTCCTGCCCGCCGTCTGGCCCGGCTTCCAGATGGTCGGGGGCGATCCGTCACCCACGACGACCAGTGGCGCCACTAACGCCGCCCTCCTCGGGCTCGTCCTGCTCGTGTTCACCACCCTCCTCAACGTCACCGACAACCGGGCGCTCTCCGCCGTCAACTCGGTCGGCGTCACCGCCGAGATCGCCGGCATCGCCCTGATCGTCACCCTCCTCGCCACTCACGCGGAACGCGGTCCGGCGGTCACTCTGCACACCGGAGGCGAAGGCGGCCTGATCACGGCGCTGCTCGTCGGCTCGTTCACCGCCGCGTACGTCCTCATCGGGTTCGAGAGCGCGAGCGAGATGAGCGAGGAGACCGTCAACCCGCGGCGCACCGCGCCCCGTACGACGCTCACCGCCCTCACCACCTCCGGAGTCTGTGGCGGGCTCCTGCTGCTGGGCGGGCTGCTCGCCGCACCTTCCCTCACCGACGGACGCCTCGCGACCGGGGGCCTGGGATACGTGCTCACCAGCACGCTCGGCGACGGCTTCGGCAGGGTGCTGCTCGGCGACGTGGCCGTGGCCATCTGTGCGGCGACCCTGGCCATCCAGACGTCGGCGACCCGCATGCTCTATTCCATGGCCCGCGACGGCGTCCTCCCGTACTCGGCACGGCTGGCGCGGGTGCCGCGCAGGACCGGGATGCCCGGGACGGCCGCGACGGTGGTCGGTGTCGGAGCAGGGGTGTTGCTGCTGCTCAACCTCGCGTCGCCGCAGGCGTTTCTGGCCATCGGCACGAGCTGTATCGCGATGGTGTACCTGGCGTACGCGATGGTCACCGGGCCGATGCTGTTCAGGCGGCTGAGGGGCGAGTGGCCGCCCGCGGACGACGGCCGGAGCGACGAGCTCGGCCGGCCCCTGTTCTCCCTCGGCCGCTGGGGACTTCCCGTCAACGCCGTCGCGTTCGGTTACGGGCTCCTCATGACGGTCAACCTCGCCTGGCCGCGCGCCGCGGTGTACGACCCCGCCGGCGGCCACTGGTACTTCCGGTGGTTCACCGTCCTGGTTCTCGGCGCGACGGTCGCGGCCGGCGCTGCTTACCGTAGCCGCCGTCGGGCCCGGACGGAACGAGGGGCACCGAGGGGGAGGGAGACCGGGGCGAGGGGTGTTCGAGCCTTTCGGTCCTGA
- a CDS encoding TetR/AcrR family transcriptional regulator — MSTPTSRRVGRPRIQERPSSGLEPRDEVLAAAADLFTTRGYTATSTRTIAERAGLRQASLYHYFDGKEAILAELLEGTVRPSLEVARGLVSRTEAAPEARLWALCHSDAALLCGGPHNLGALYLLPEAQTGRFADFHRVRAELKSCYDELLAATDAGASLGPDALALHTDLVFGLTESVILIRRAESDPDRDPLALAVATADAALRVAGVPQRSLARLRREGQRLLAARD; from the coding sequence GTGAGCACGCCCACCAGCAGAAGAGTCGGCCGCCCGAGGATCCAGGAGCGTCCTTCCAGCGGTCTCGAGCCGCGCGACGAGGTCCTCGCCGCGGCAGCCGACCTGTTCACCACTCGCGGCTACACCGCGACATCCACCCGGACGATCGCCGAACGGGCCGGCCTGCGCCAGGCATCCCTCTACCACTACTTCGACGGCAAGGAAGCGATCCTCGCGGAGCTGCTCGAAGGGACCGTCCGTCCCTCCCTCGAAGTGGCGCGCGGCCTCGTGTCCCGCACGGAGGCTGCCCCCGAGGCGCGGTTGTGGGCCCTGTGCCACTCCGACGCGGCGCTGCTGTGCGGCGGCCCCCACAACCTCGGTGCGCTGTACCTGCTGCCGGAGGCGCAGACGGGCCGCTTCGCCGACTTCCACCGGGTCCGGGCCGAACTCAAGTCCTGCTACGACGAATTGCTGGCCGCTACCGACGCCGGTGCGTCCCTGGGCCCGGACGCCCTGGCCCTGCACACGGACCTCGTCTTCGGCCTCACCGAAAGCGTGATCCTCATCCGGCGCGCTGAATCCGACCCCGACCGCGACCCGCTGGCCCTGGCGGTGGCGACGGCGGACGCCGCACTGCGGGTGGCCGGCGTACCGCAGCGTTCCCTGGCACGGCTGCGCCGCGAGGGGCAACGGCTCCTCGCGGCGCGGGACTGA
- a CDS encoding urea amidolyase associated protein UAAP1: MTTPSATASAHGARDHARAQAGRETDAMPVLPASSWPEPPRGVASEDVVWAETVAGGNYTHKVLARGTELRLTDMTGDACAHLLLHSADRPWERLNTADTVKVLWNAYLGEGRLLLSDQGRVLASVVEDTSGRHDAVTGTSTLARNTARYGDGTCQSASPAGRELFKLAALKNGLTPRDLPPSVSFFQGVRIAEDGATEFTGSAGPATRVTLRAEQDVVVLLANVPHPLDPRPEYTCGNLGVLAYRSRATAPDDPLWNATPEGRRAYLNTADHLTARRTA, encoded by the coding sequence ATGACGACACCGTCAGCGACAGCATCGGCGCACGGTGCGCGTGACCACGCCCGTGCCCAGGCAGGCAGGGAGACCGACGCCATGCCGGTCCTCCCCGCGAGCAGTTGGCCCGAGCCGCCCCGGGGCGTGGCCTCCGAGGACGTCGTATGGGCCGAGACCGTGGCGGGCGGCAACTACACCCACAAGGTCCTCGCCCGGGGCACCGAACTGCGACTGACCGACATGACCGGCGACGCCTGCGCGCACCTCCTCCTCCACAGCGCCGACCGCCCCTGGGAACGGCTGAACACGGCCGACACGGTCAAGGTGCTCTGGAACGCGTACCTGGGCGAGGGCCGGCTGCTCCTCTCCGACCAGGGCCGGGTGCTCGCCTCCGTCGTCGAGGACACGTCCGGCCGTCACGACGCGGTGACCGGGACCTCCACCCTCGCGCGGAACACCGCGCGCTACGGGGACGGCACCTGCCAGTCCGCATCCCCGGCGGGCCGCGAGCTGTTCAAACTCGCCGCCCTCAAGAACGGCCTGACCCCCCGCGACCTTCCCCCTTCCGTCTCCTTCTTCCAGGGCGTCCGGATCGCGGAGGACGGCGCGACCGAGTTCACCGGCTCGGCCGGTCCCGCCACGCGCGTCACCCTCCGGGCCGAGCAGGACGTCGTCGTCCTCCTCGCCAACGTCCCCCACCCGCTGGACCCGCGTCCTGAGTACACCTGCGGAAATCTCGGGGTTCTCGCGTACCGGTCCCGTGCCACGGCACCCGACGACCCGTTGTGGAACGCCACTCCCGAAGGCCGCCGCGCGTACCTGAACACCGCCGACCACCTCACCGCCCGGAGGACCGCATGA
- a CDS encoding urea amidolyase associated protein UAAP2, translated as MTTVAPAARVVRDDTVPARAAWSAIVREGQWLTVTDLHGNQAADFLVYDAHDTSVRYSVPDTVQAQGNVFLTTGSVLMSNEHTPLMTVVEDTCGRHDTLGGACSKESNTLRYGHHTWSQHACVENFLAEGVRHGLGKPDLVSNINWFMNVPVEEDGTLGIVDGLSAPGLKVVLRAETDVLALLSNCPQINNPCNGFDPTPLRLTITEPARNDEDRTR; from the coding sequence ATGACCACCGTCGCTCCCGCCGCCCGCGTCGTCCGCGACGACACCGTGCCCGCCCGCGCCGCATGGTCGGCGATCGTCCGCGAGGGCCAATGGCTGACCGTCACCGATCTGCACGGCAACCAGGCCGCGGACTTCCTCGTCTACGACGCCCACGACACCTCCGTCCGATACAGCGTCCCCGACACCGTCCAGGCGCAGGGCAACGTCTTCCTGACCACAGGCTCCGTGCTGATGTCCAACGAACACACCCCGCTGATGACGGTCGTCGAGGACACCTGCGGACGGCACGACACTCTCGGCGGCGCCTGCTCCAAGGAGTCCAACACCCTCCGCTACGGCCACCACACCTGGTCCCAGCACGCCTGCGTGGAGAACTTCCTCGCCGAGGGCGTCCGGCACGGACTCGGCAAGCCGGACCTCGTCTCCAACATCAACTGGTTCATGAACGTGCCGGTCGAGGAGGACGGCACGCTCGGCATCGTCGACGGCCTCTCGGCGCCGGGTCTGAAGGTCGTACTCCGCGCCGAGACCGACGTCCTCGCCCTGCTGTCCAACTGCCCGCAGATCAACAACCCCTGCAACGGGTTCGATCCCACACCCCTGCGCCTGACGATCACCGAGCCCGCCCGGAACGACGAGGACCGCACCCGATGA